From the genome of Methylomonas sp. UP202, one region includes:
- a CDS encoding SpvB/TcaC N-terminal domain-containing protein: MSNKSGTSSQIIGLPQGGGAIHGLGEKFSPDLHTGTGNFSVPIALPSGRNGFQPHLTLGYSTGSGNGPFGFGWALSVPGVMRKTSGGLPRYDDRSDTFLLSGAEDLVPVNEASGITRYRPRSEGLFARVVHRRDKVRDYWQVSSKDGLVSYYGSAATAAPELATIADPNDRQRIFAWKLSQTVDPFGNRIDYVYERDIQPEGALRRWDQLYLSELRYADYGDPANPHFLVRVLFVYADRPDPFSDYRAGFEVRTTRRCVRIEIYTQADQERLTRNYHLDYLDQLGDADLPANGASLLARIRVEGRDGQATEFLPPLTFDYSRFQPKAQTFFAVRGPLPAASLAHPEYELADLFGNGLPDIVQLNGTARYWRNLGDGRFAEPRPMADAPAGLNLGQAGVQLIDADGDGRIDLLVHRDNLSGYFPLRYDGLWDKSAFRRYTVAPSFNFQDPEVKLVDLTGDGVTDAIRSSNRLEVFFNDRNVGWQASRAVERQALERFPNVNFSDPRVKWGDFSGDGLQDIALIHDGNVSYWPNLGYGDWGARVAMAHSPRLPYGYDPKRILIDDIDGDGLADIVYVDDRKVLIWINQSGNRWSDPIEITGTPAVTDIDAIRLVDLLGSGHRGLLWSRDADGSGRPPMYFLDFCGGVKPYLLTQMDNHMGALTKVAYAPSTRFYLEDQAHPAYRWQTPLPMPVQVVAKVEVIDQISQGKLTSEYRYRHGYWDGAEREFRGFGRVDQLDSEVFADFHGSGLHGGRAFEAVGAEQFSPPLETRTWFHQGPVGDEFGDWRELDCRSEFWPGDTNALDRPAAVTAKLNSLPRRRKRDALRALHGSVLRTELYALDGSERENRPYTVTEHLQGVREEVPPPNDSGRPGIYFAYGLAERTSQWERGNEPLTQLAFTAEPDQYGRSTAALAIAVPRGRDYRSAASGPVSPYLATVSETVYAKRDDDRRYLIDRTVKISQCQVINDGKLSASMLWSAVQSGKAASQLFAQTLNFYDGPAFAGLPLGQLGDFGALTRTENLVFSDAQLKVLYGAADPIADPAPGDQSLVAIGKHAGAAEGMTHKASRRSAASLALLTIPPYLQPAGATWNDDYPAEFRTLPGLAGYIYRPSGAGAMSAPGYFVVTAAHAYDFQSDNASGKPRGLLLQQRDPLGRATTIAYDVYQLLPVRVLDPLGLMVEAEYDYRVLQAACVTDPNGNRSRARFTPLGLPRATLIQGKADAAEGDIDRPSIEMEYDLTAFGERGQPVSVRTRRYQYHDSDSDVPLPQRDETIDSVEYSDGFGRLLQTRVQSEEIRFGDAAFGSGILPIDQADAAGTKLAFTGDRNAEADQPNVLVSGWQIYDNKGRVVEKYEPFYSRGWVYAAPGEAQLGQKAIMSYDPRGQVIRTLNPDGSEQRVIYGVPTDLAEPEQFAPTPWEAYTYDANDNAGRTHAATSQAFQSHWNTPASIVIDGLGRTVQATARNGASPADWYVTRSDYDIRGNLLSVTDALNRVAFRYDYDLLNRPWRTESIDAGLRRIVLDAIGNPLEQRDGKGALTLHGYDEGNRPNRLWARDGLNQTLTLREVSIYGDRPESGLSADAARRQNLLGKLVQHYDEAGLVSVPGYDFKGNPLSQSRQVLSDATLLSAYQNGAAQNWAVEAYRVDWQAPAGTTLAAHAQTLLDASVYETTSSFDALNRVKRTQYPTDVTGQRQELLPLYNRAGGLAQVKLNGQLFVQQIAYSAKGQRVLVAYGNGVMSRYAYDPRTFRLSRLRTERYSQPEADRYQPNGEALQDFAYRYDLVGNILQIEDRAQGSGILNNPAAASVADNALKQLLVSGDALLRQFAYDPIYRLLSASGRECDQAPETPPWLDQPRGTDLTRTRAYSQQYRYDALGNMLEMKHQLADGARNRVYTNVAGNNRLDTVAIGQSVYRYAYDANGNMLSEHQTRRFDWDHGDRLKAFRIQVAGSEPSVHAQYLYDAGGMRVKKLTRKQGGEYTVTVYIGGLFEYHRAVQGATVQENNTLHVMDDQSRIALVRVGTPFPDDTTPAVKYHLGDHLGSSHVVISGDGVWLNREEYTPYGETSFGSFARKRYRFTGKERDEESGLNYHAARYYAAWLGRWVSCDPIGIKGGLNLYEYANSNPVNFKDASGLEPVTTSGGGCPVHENAQTLNHASNPKENNGTPKVFESQEAADAWSRKQERMREISDNSVQWNQDGMAYTDAGIRAADKADWERKKDPKELLQRVYMLASVTAPGITAAATTVVEVGYHAYQGDKEALAQDAVRVLVGLVFHGVSRSTSPESEFESPKLRFKRRYLPGQTSEITRDSDDVAMFNTSKKISKEFLKIDRFDGQQILASGTPTSVKVPKAVDALTTIKTTHTHPTSGIALPSFADIRMASRKFVRGTPHCILGSAFPNADRLLIKDGLAPSGLVLKTTFCVR; this comes from the coding sequence ATGAGCAACAAATCAGGCACATCCAGTCAAATCATCGGCTTGCCGCAAGGCGGCGGGGCAATTCATGGCTTGGGCGAAAAGTTTTCGCCAGATTTACATACCGGCACCGGGAACTTCAGCGTACCTATTGCGCTGCCTTCGGGGCGCAACGGCTTCCAACCGCATTTGACGCTCGGTTACAGTACCGGTAGCGGCAACGGCCCGTTCGGATTTGGCTGGGCACTGAGCGTGCCTGGCGTGATGCGTAAAACGTCCGGCGGTCTGCCGCGCTACGACGACCGTAGCGACACCTTCTTGCTGTCCGGCGCGGAAGATTTGGTACCGGTCAACGAAGCCAGTGGCATTACCCGTTACCGCCCTCGTTCGGAAGGGCTGTTTGCCCGCGTCGTTCATCGCCGCGATAAGGTACGTGACTATTGGCAAGTCTCGAGCAAGGACGGTCTGGTCAGTTACTACGGTTCCGCGGCAACCGCCGCGCCGGAACTGGCGACGATTGCCGACCCGAACGACCGGCAGCGAATATTCGCCTGGAAACTCAGCCAAACCGTCGATCCGTTCGGCAATCGCATCGACTATGTCTACGAGCGCGACATTCAGCCGGAAGGTGCTTTGCGCCGTTGGGATCAACTTTACCTATCCGAATTGCGCTACGCGGACTACGGCGATCCCGCCAATCCGCACTTCCTGGTCCGGGTGCTTTTTGTTTACGCAGACCGCCCGGACCCTTTTTCCGACTACCGCGCCGGCTTCGAGGTACGTACGACGCGCCGCTGCGTTCGGATCGAGATCTATACCCAAGCCGATCAAGAAAGGCTGACTCGCAACTATCATTTGGACTATCTCGATCAACTTGGTGACGCGGATTTGCCGGCCAACGGGGCTTCTTTACTTGCTCGGATTCGCGTCGAAGGCCGCGACGGACAAGCTACGGAGTTTCTGCCGCCGTTGACTTTCGACTACAGTCGTTTTCAACCAAAGGCGCAAACCTTTTTTGCCGTAAGAGGCCCATTGCCGGCGGCGTCGCTAGCCCATCCCGAATACGAATTGGCCGATCTGTTCGGTAACGGTTTGCCGGACATCGTGCAACTGAACGGTACCGCCCGCTATTGGCGTAATCTTGGCGATGGCCGTTTCGCCGAGCCGCGACCCATGGCCGACGCGCCGGCCGGCTTGAATTTGGGTCAGGCGGGCGTGCAATTGATCGATGCCGACGGCGACGGCCGTATCGATTTGCTGGTGCACCGAGACAATCTGTCCGGCTATTTCCCGTTGCGCTACGACGGCCTATGGGATAAAAGCGCCTTTCGCCGTTATACCGTGGCCCCCAGCTTTAACTTCCAGGACCCAGAAGTCAAACTGGTCGATCTGACCGGCGACGGCGTGACCGATGCCATTCGCAGTAGTAACCGCCTCGAAGTTTTCTTCAACGACCGCAATGTTGGCTGGCAGGCCAGCCGGGCTGTCGAACGTCAAGCCTTGGAGCGCTTCCCCAACGTCAATTTCTCGGATCCGCGCGTCAAATGGGGCGATTTCAGCGGAGACGGTCTGCAAGACATCGCACTGATTCATGACGGCAACGTCAGCTATTGGCCCAATCTTGGATACGGCGATTGGGGCGCTCGCGTCGCGATGGCGCATAGTCCGCGATTGCCCTACGGTTACGACCCGAAACGGATCTTGATCGACGATATCGACGGCGACGGACTGGCCGACATCGTCTACGTGGACGATCGCAAAGTCCTGATCTGGATTAATCAGAGCGGAAACCGGTGGAGCGACCCCATCGAAATCACCGGCACCCCGGCGGTTACCGACATCGATGCGATTCGCCTGGTGGATTTACTGGGCAGCGGCCATCGCGGCTTGTTGTGGAGCCGCGATGCCGACGGCTCGGGCCGGCCGCCGATGTATTTCCTGGATTTTTGCGGCGGCGTCAAGCCGTATTTATTGACGCAAATGGACAACCACATGGGGGCGCTGACCAAAGTCGCTTACGCGCCGTCCACGCGTTTTTATCTGGAGGACCAAGCGCATCCGGCCTATCGTTGGCAAACCCCGCTGCCGATGCCGGTGCAAGTGGTTGCCAAGGTCGAAGTCATCGACCAAATTTCCCAAGGCAAACTCACCAGCGAATACCGTTACCGCCACGGCTATTGGGACGGTGCGGAGCGCGAATTTCGAGGCTTCGGCCGGGTCGATCAGCTCGACAGCGAAGTCTTTGCCGACTTTCACGGTAGTGGACTGCACGGCGGGCGAGCTTTTGAAGCGGTGGGCGCCGAACAGTTTTCGCCGCCGCTGGAAACCCGCACTTGGTTTCATCAAGGACCGGTCGGGGACGAATTCGGCGATTGGCGGGAACTGGACTGCCGGTCCGAATTTTGGCCCGGAGATACCAACGCCTTGGACCGCCCCGCTGCCGTCACCGCCAAGCTCAATTCGCTACCCAGGCGGCGTAAGCGCGACGCTCTCAGAGCGTTACACGGCAGCGTTCTGCGCACCGAGTTGTATGCGCTGGACGGTAGTGAACGGGAAAATCGGCCCTACACCGTCACCGAACACCTTCAGGGAGTGCGCGAAGAAGTTCCGCCGCCGAACGATAGCGGCCGACCGGGGATTTATTTCGCCTATGGGTTGGCCGAACGCACCAGTCAGTGGGAACGCGGCAACGAGCCGTTGACGCAATTGGCATTCACGGCCGAACCCGATCAATACGGTCGCTCGACCGCGGCATTGGCGATTGCCGTGCCGCGCGGCCGCGATTACCGGTCGGCAGCTTCCGGCCCGGTATCGCCTTATCTGGCGACCGTTAGCGAAACCGTATACGCGAAACGCGACGACGACCGGCGCTACCTGATCGACCGGACCGTCAAGATCAGCCAATGCCAAGTGATCAACGACGGAAAACTATCGGCGTCGATGCTGTGGAGTGCCGTGCAATCCGGCAAAGCGGCCAGCCAGTTGTTCGCGCAAACCTTGAATTTCTACGACGGGCCGGCGTTCGCCGGTTTGCCGCTCGGGCAACTGGGCGATTTCGGCGCACTGACCCGGACCGAGAACCTGGTATTCAGCGACGCGCAATTGAAAGTCCTCTACGGTGCGGCCGACCCGATTGCCGATCCGGCTCCCGGCGATCAATCCCTGGTCGCCATCGGCAAGCACGCGGGAGCGGCCGAAGGGATGACCCATAAAGCATCGCGACGATCCGCCGCGTCTCTGGCCCTTCTCACGATCCCCCCCTATCTGCAACCGGCCGGCGCGACCTGGAACGACGACTATCCCGCCGAATTTCGTACCCTACCGGGCTTGGCCGGTTACATTTACCGTCCTAGCGGCGCCGGCGCGATGTCGGCGCCGGGCTATTTCGTTGTGACGGCCGCGCATGCTTACGATTTTCAAAGCGACAATGCGTCGGGCAAACCTCGCGGGCTGTTGTTACAGCAGCGCGACCCGCTAGGCCGCGCGACAACGATTGCCTACGATGTCTACCAATTGTTACCGGTTCGAGTCCTAGACCCGTTGGGTCTGATGGTCGAAGCCGAATACGATTACCGCGTCCTGCAAGCCGCATGCGTTACCGACCCTAACGGCAATCGCAGCCGAGCGCGCTTCACGCCGCTGGGCCTGCCTCGAGCCACACTGATACAAGGTAAGGCGGATGCCGCAGAGGGCGACATCGATAGGCCCAGTATCGAGATGGAGTACGACTTGACGGCGTTCGGCGAACGCGGCCAACCGGTCTCGGTGCGTACTCGCCGCTATCAATATCACGACAGCGACAGTGACGTACCGCTGCCGCAACGCGACGAAACTATCGACAGCGTCGAATATTCCGACGGCTTCGGCCGCTTGCTGCAAACCAGGGTGCAGTCGGAAGAGATTCGCTTCGGTGACGCCGCGTTCGGCAGCGGCATTTTGCCTATCGATCAAGCCGACGCCGCCGGCACCAAGTTGGCGTTTACCGGCGACCGCAACGCCGAGGCCGACCAACCCAACGTGCTGGTCAGCGGTTGGCAGATTTACGACAACAAAGGTCGGGTGGTCGAAAAATACGAGCCGTTTTATAGTCGGGGTTGGGTTTACGCCGCACCCGGCGAAGCGCAGCTCGGCCAAAAGGCGATCATGAGCTACGATCCGCGCGGTCAGGTAATCCGCACCTTGAACCCGGACGGCTCCGAGCAACGGGTGATTTACGGCGTGCCTACCGACTTGGCCGAGCCCGAGCAATTCGCGCCGACACCTTGGGAAGCCTATACCTACGACGCCAACGACAACGCCGGCCGCACCCATGCCGCGACGTCGCAAGCCTTCCAAAGCCACTGGAACACGCCGGCCAGTATCGTCATCGACGGACTGGGACGCACCGTACAGGCCACGGCGCGGAACGGTGCCAGTCCGGCCGATTGGTATGTCACCCGGTCCGACTACGATATTCGCGGGAATTTGCTAAGCGTTACCGACGCATTGAACCGAGTCGCTTTCCGTTACGACTACGACTTGTTGAATCGGCCTTGGCGCACGGAGAGTATCGATGCCGGTCTGCGGCGCATAGTACTGGATGCCATCGGCAATCCGCTCGAACAACGCGACGGCAAGGGCGCGTTAACCCTGCACGGTTACGACGAAGGGAATCGTCCGAACCGGCTGTGGGCCAGGGACGGCCTCAACCAAACGTTGACGCTACGCGAAGTGTCGATTTACGGCGACCGGCCAGAATCGGGTTTGAGCGCGGATGCGGCGCGGCGGCAAAATCTGCTCGGCAAGTTGGTTCAACATTACGACGAAGCCGGATTAGTCAGCGTGCCGGGCTACGACTTCAAAGGCAATCCGCTCAGCCAAAGTCGGCAGGTGCTCAGCGATGCCACGTTGCTGAGCGCTTACCAAAACGGAGCCGCGCAAAATTGGGCCGTCGAGGCTTATCGGGTCGACTGGCAGGCGCCGGCAGGCACCACGCTGGCGGCGCATGCGCAAACCCTGCTGGATGCTAGCGTCTACGAAACGACCTCAAGCTTCGATGCGCTGAACCGTGTCAAGCGCACGCAATATCCCACAGACGTGACCGGCCAACGCCAGGAGCTTTTGCCGCTCTACAACCGGGCCGGCGGCTTGGCGCAAGTCAAACTTAACGGCCAGCTATTCGTGCAACAAATTGCCTATAGCGCCAAGGGCCAACGGGTGTTGGTGGCCTACGGCAACGGCGTGATGAGCCGCTATGCTTACGATCCACGCACCTTTCGCTTGTCGCGGCTGCGAACCGAGCGCTACAGCCAGCCGGAAGCCGATCGTTACCAGCCGAATGGCGAAGCCTTGCAGGATTTTGCCTACCGTTACGATCTGGTCGGCAATATCTTGCAAATCGAAGACCGCGCCCAGGGCAGCGGCATCTTGAACAATCCGGCCGCCGCCTCGGTCGCCGACAATGCCCTCAAGCAACTGCTCGTGTCCGGCGATGCTCTGCTGCGCCAGTTTGCCTACGATCCGATTTACCGGCTGCTGTCCGCCTCCGGCCGCGAATGCGACCAAGCGCCGGAAACGCCGCCCTGGCTGGATCAGCCGCGCGGCACCGACCTGACCCGCACCCGCGCCTATAGCCAGCAATACCGCTACGACGCGCTGGGCAATATGCTGGAAATGAAGCACCAATTAGCCGACGGCGCTCGCAACCGGGTGTATACCAATGTCGCCGGCAACAATAGGTTGGACACGGTCGCTATTGGCCAGAGTGTTTACCGCTACGCCTACGATGCCAACGGCAACATGCTGTCCGAACATCAAACCCGCCGGTTCGATTGGGACCACGGCGACCGTCTAAAAGCCTTTCGCATTCAGGTGGCCGGCAGCGAGCCTTCGGTACACGCACAATATCTGTACGACGCCGGCGGCATGCGGGTGAAAAAACTCACCCGCAAGCAAGGCGGCGAGTATACCGTTACCGTCTACATCGGCGGCTTGTTCGAATACCACCGCGCGGTGCAAGGCGCCACCGTGCAGGAAAACAACACCCTGCACGTCATGGACGACCAGTCGCGCATCGCGCTGGTCAGAGTCGGCACGCCGTTCCCAGACGACACCACCCCTGCGGTGAAGTACCACTTGGGTGACCATCTAGGCAGTAGCCATGTGGTCATAAGCGGCGACGGAGTCTGGCTGAACCGTGAGGAATACACGCCGTATGGTGAGACCAGCTTCGGCAGTTTTGCCAGAAAGCGCTATCGATTTACCGGCAAGGAAAGGGATGAGGAAAGCGGCTTGAATTATCACGCGGCGAGGTATTACGCGGCGTGGTTGGGAAGGTGGGTCAGTTGTGATCCGATAGGGATAAAAGGCGGGCTAAACCTGTACGAGTACGCCAATAGCAACCCAGTTAACTTTAAGGATGCTAGTGGATTGGAGCCAGTGACCACGAGCGGCGGTGGATGTCCTGTTCACGAAAATGCTCAAACACTAAACCACGCGAGCAATCCCAAGGAAAACAACGGAACGCCCAAAGTTTTTGAATCTCAGGAAGCAGCGGACGCATGGTCGCGTAAACAGGAGCGGATGCGTGAAATTTCTGACAACAGCGTGCAATGGAATCAGGACGGAATGGCATACACGGACGCAGGTATTCGAGCTGCGGACAAAGCAGACTGGGAAAGAAAGAAGGACCCGAAGGAACTTCTGCAAAGGGTGTATATGCTTGCCTCCGTTACTGCTCCCGGTATAACCGCAGCAGCGACAACCGTAGTGGAAGTTGGTTATCACGCATATCAAGGTGATAAGGAAGCACTAGCTCAGGATGCAGTCAGGGTACTAGTAGGACTAGTGTTTCATGGAGTTTCCCGATCGACTTCACCTGAAAGTGAGTTCGAATCTCCTAAATTGCGTTTTAAACGAAGATATCTTCCAGGACAAACATCCGAAATCACTAGAGATTCTGATGATGTCGCTATGTTTAATACGTCAAAAAAAATAAGCAAAGAGTTTCTGAAAATAGATAGATTCGACGGTCAACAAATATTGGCTTCTGGGACGCCAACGTCCGTGAAAGTTCCTAAAGCTGTTGATGCGTTGACCACTATTAAAACGACTCATACTCATCCTACTTCTGGTATCGCCTTGCCCTCGTTTGCAGATATTAGGATGGCGTCCAGAAAATTTGTAAGAGGAACACCTCACTGTATTTTAGGAAGTGCATTTCCAAATGCCGATAGGCTTTTGATCAAAGACGGCTTAGCCCCATCAGGACTAGTGTTGAAAACAACGTTCTGCGTTCGATAG
- a CDS encoding helix-turn-helix transcriptional regulator, whose product MRKSHALAYLRQICCSNLSSELITTEFLRAIPNLIQSNSNTFSVCDQQLRSIYHLTGFDLGYLAPAVPNVLRDHHTKERLVRVANWFRQSPTLDDPRIVDDQFYKSDVYNIIYRAFDMHYTSWIKVPINDSQVGVLGLYRSKNQADFSSGDRNQITSLIAYLSHAYQAKPNQATEYGNTASQGMLIMSPEGELIYQCPEAKRLIQLADTPRTLIDRRQNNRLLENLKKLADDLVSIHRGKESAIPAFDRVNPYGAFSFKGYWLNNLDSDSKNMIGVTVKYREPIELKLLRAVRSFPLSPTQKEVAMLLAKGISFEQIGRKLHIKQNTVKDHAGKIYLKLNIRQRGDLLPLLLSVNSVH is encoded by the coding sequence ATGAGAAAAAGTCACGCATTGGCCTATTTACGCCAAATTTGTTGCTCAAATTTAAGTAGTGAATTAATCACGACTGAGTTTCTGCGAGCGATTCCGAATCTTATTCAATCGAATAGTAATACTTTTTCGGTATGCGATCAGCAACTACGCTCTATTTATCACCTGACGGGATTCGATTTAGGGTATCTGGCGCCCGCTGTTCCGAATGTATTAAGGGATCACCATACCAAGGAGCGACTCGTTCGGGTCGCCAATTGGTTTCGGCAATCGCCAACGCTTGACGACCCTCGTATCGTGGATGATCAATTTTACAAATCCGATGTCTACAATATTATTTATCGAGCCTTCGATATGCATTACACGAGCTGGATTAAAGTGCCTATTAACGACAGTCAGGTTGGCGTGTTGGGTTTATATCGGTCAAAAAATCAGGCCGATTTTAGCAGCGGCGATCGAAATCAAATAACCAGCTTAATCGCCTATCTTTCGCACGCCTATCAGGCAAAGCCTAACCAAGCCACCGAGTATGGAAACACCGCATCCCAGGGAATGTTAATTATGAGTCCGGAGGGGGAATTAATTTATCAATGTCCGGAAGCTAAACGCTTAATACAGTTAGCCGATACGCCAAGAACATTGATTGACAGGCGCCAGAATAACCGGCTGCTGGAAAATCTAAAGAAACTAGCTGATGATCTAGTCAGTATCCATCGCGGCAAAGAGAGCGCCATCCCGGCATTCGATCGCGTAAACCCCTATGGCGCCTTTAGCTTTAAAGGTTATTGGTTAAATAATCTCGATTCAGACAGTAAGAATATGATTGGCGTCACCGTGAAATACCGTGAGCCGATCGAGTTAAAGTTATTAAGGGCTGTTCGGAGTTTTCCGTTGTCGCCGACGCAAAAGGAAGTCGCGATGTTATTGGCTAAAGGCATATCGTTCGAGCAAATTGGTCGAAAACTGCATATTAAGCAAAATACCGTGAAAGACCACGCCGGAAAAATATATTTAAAACTGAATATCCGGCAGCGCGGCGATTTATTGCCTTTGCTTCTGAGCGTCAACTCTGTTCATTGA
- a CDS encoding EamA family transporter: MKAKIWAALLAVYLVWGSTYLMIRFVVETLPPFLSAGFRFVVSGLILLAWRRLAGDAAPTGRQWRSAAIVGTLLLLGGNGLVCWAEQTVASGLTALIIGAVPMFLVIADALRPNGVRPTPRVLVGLVIGFSGIYLLVGPTADTESMPLNIFGVAALLLASLLWAIGSIYSKSADLPKSALMTTGAEMLSGGMALLLVSLLGQEWRAFDPAEVSTESWLALAYLIVFGSMIGFASYAWLLQNASISLVATYAYVNPLVAVFLGNWFAQEPLTPRILGASAIIIGSIVFMNSSRAARPKPQAARRGDD, from the coding sequence ATGAAGGCGAAAATTTGGGCCGCGTTGCTGGCGGTCTATCTGGTGTGGGGCTCGACCTATTTGATGATCCGCTTCGTCGTCGAAACGCTACCGCCTTTCTTATCGGCGGGCTTTCGCTTCGTCGTTTCCGGTCTGATTTTACTGGCTTGGCGGCGGCTGGCCGGCGATGCCGCGCCGACCGGACGACAGTGGCGTTCGGCCGCTATAGTCGGTACCTTGTTGTTACTCGGCGGTAATGGTTTGGTGTGTTGGGCCGAGCAAACCGTGGCGTCCGGGCTCACCGCGCTGATCATCGGCGCCGTGCCGATGTTTCTGGTGATTGCCGACGCTCTTCGGCCGAACGGCGTCCGACCGACGCCGCGCGTACTCGTTGGCTTGGTCATCGGCTTTTCCGGCATTTATCTGCTGGTCGGACCGACGGCGGATACCGAAAGCATGCCGTTAAACATCTTCGGCGTGGCGGCGTTGCTGTTGGCTAGTTTGCTGTGGGCGATCGGTTCGATCTACAGTAAGAGCGCGGATTTGCCGAAATCGGCCTTGATGACGACCGGCGCGGAAATGCTGAGCGGCGGAATGGCCTTGTTGCTGGTCAGCCTGCTCGGCCAAGAGTGGCGCGCTTTCGATCCCGCCGAGGTATCCACCGAGTCATGGCTGGCATTGGCCTACCTGATCGTGTTCGGTTCGATGATCGGTTTCGCCTCTTATGCGTGGTTGTTGCAGAACGCCTCGATCTCACTGGTGGCGACGTATGCCTACGTCAATCCGCTGGTCGCGGTGTTTTTGGGAAATTGGTTCGCCCAAGAGCCGCTGACGCCACGTATTCTAGGCGCGTCTGCGATCATCATCGGCTCTATCGTCTTCATGAATAGCTCGCGTGCTGCGCGGCCGAAACCGCAAGCGGCCCGGCGCGGGGACGACTGA
- a CDS encoding glutathione S-transferase family protein: protein MSLSLIIGNKKYSSWSLRPWLFLRHHDIEFQEVRIPLYQAGSKAEIQRYSAAGKVPVLWDGELPIWDSLAILEYLAERFPQTQGWPEDFAERALARALAAEMHSGFMALREHCGMNVSRTPAAKALPDAAKADAARIDAIWRECRQRCAERGPWLFGRFTIADAMFAPVALRFQAYALPHGPESRDYIETVLAEPAMQEWLAAGRAETEVLPQFE, encoded by the coding sequence ATGAGTCTGAGCTTAATCATCGGCAATAAGAAATATTCGTCCTGGTCGCTACGGCCCTGGCTATTTTTGAGACACCACGACATCGAATTTCAGGAAGTGCGCATCCCGCTTTACCAGGCGGGCTCGAAAGCCGAAATCCAGCGCTACTCGGCCGCCGGCAAGGTGCCGGTGTTATGGGACGGAGAACTGCCTATTTGGGATTCTCTGGCGATTTTGGAATATTTGGCCGAGCGATTTCCGCAAACCCAAGGCTGGCCGGAAGACTTCGCCGAACGAGCACTGGCGCGCGCGTTGGCGGCCGAGATGCACAGCGGTTTCATGGCGCTGCGCGAACATTGCGGGATGAACGTCAGCCGGACGCCGGCCGCCAAAGCGCTGCCAGACGCCGCGAAGGCCGACGCGGCGCGGATCGACGCGATCTGGCGAGAATGCCGGCAACGCTGCGCAGAGCGAGGACCTTGGCTGTTCGGCCGCTTCACAATCGCCGATGCGATGTTCGCGCCGGTCGCGTTGCGCTTTCAGGCTTACGCCCTCCCCCACGGACCGGAATCTCGGGACTACATCGAAACCGTGTTGGCGGAGCCCGCCATGCAAGAATGGCTGGCGGCCGGTCGCGCCGAAACCGAGGTGTTGCCGCAGTTCGAATAA
- a CDS encoding nuclear transport factor 2 family protein, which yields MTEEFADRFAAEWLQAWNDRDLERILGHYADSIEFTSPFAQALLGEASGTVVGKPALRDYFRIGLSKYPDLHFTLLHALPGVASLTLVYRSVNDLLAAEVMEIDQDAKITRVNAHYRR from the coding sequence ATGACCGAAGAATTTGCAGACCGCTTCGCCGCAGAATGGTTGCAAGCTTGGAACGACCGCGACCTGGAGCGTATCCTAGGCCATTATGCCGACTCAATCGAGTTTACCAGCCCGTTCGCGCAGGCTTTACTGGGCGAAGCGAGCGGCACGGTAGTCGGCAAACCGGCCTTGCGGGACTATTTCCGGATCGGCCTAAGCAAATATCCCGATTTGCACTTCACGCTATTGCACGCATTGCCCGGCGTTGCTAGCCTGACCCTAGTTTACCGTAGCGTTAACGACTTGCTGGCCGCCGAAGTCATGGAAATCGATCAGGATGCCAAAATCACCCGCGTCAACGCGCATTATCGGCGTTAG